A window from Purpureocillium takamizusanense chromosome 3, complete sequence encodes these proteins:
- the ASF1 gene encoding Histone chaperone asf1 (COG:B~COG:K~EggNog:ENOG503NXBX~BUSCO:EOG09264COX), giving the protein MSVVSLLGVKVLNNPAKFTDKYEFEITFECLEALEKDLEWKLTYVGSATSDQYDQELDSLLVGPVPVGVNKFIFEADAPSTSRIPDADILGVTVILLTCAYDGREFVRVGYYVNNEYDSEELNAEPPAKPIVERVKRNVLAEKPRVTRFAIKWDSEASAPAEFPPEQPEADLVADGEDYGAEEADEEAAEDSAEVKAVGDDAEMAGVEQEQANGHENGQDEDEMSEDGSVDIEGESEDELEEEDGEGEGEGEGSEDDAMEVDEAEKPADAASSKPVSVAS; this is encoded by the exons atGTCGGTCGTCTCGCTCCTAGGCGTCAAGGTTCTCAACAACCCCGCCAAATTCACCGACAAGTACGAGTTCGAGATTACCTTTGAGTGCCTCGAGGCTCTGGAGAAGG ATCTGGAATGGAAACTTACCTACGTCGGCTCTGCCACCTC CGACCAATACGACCAGGAGCTCGACTCATTGCTAGTTGGACCCGtgcccgtcggcgtcaacaAGTTTATCTTTGAGGCAGATGCCCCCAGCACATCACGCATTCCCGATGCCGACATCCTTGGCGTGACGGTGATTCTCCTAACTTGTGCCTACGATGGCCGCGAGTTTGTGCGCGTGGGATACTATGTCAACAATGAGTACGATTCGGAGGAGCTGAACGCGGAGCCTCCCGCCAAGCCCATCGTGGAACGTGTGAAGCGCAACGTGCTGGCTGAGAAGCCCCGCGTGACTCGGTTTGCCATTAAGTG GGATTCCGAGGCTTCTGCCCCTGCCGAGTTCCCACCCGagcagcccgaggccgacctcgtcgccgacggtgaAGATTATGGCGCAGAggaagccgacgaggaggcagccGAAGACTCTgccgaggtcaaggctgtcggcgacgacgccgagatggcgggcgtcgagcaggagcaggctAACGGCCACGAGAACGGccaggatgaggacgagatgtccgaggacggcagcgtcgacaTTGAGGGCGAGAGCGAAgatgagctcgaggaggaagacggcgaaggagagggagagggtGAAGGCAGCGAAGACGATGCCATGgaggttgacgaggcggagaagcCGGCGGAtgcggcctcgtccaagCCCGTTTCGGTCGCCTCGTAG